In Octopus bimaculoides isolate UCB-OBI-ISO-001 chromosome 21, ASM119413v2, whole genome shotgun sequence, a single window of DNA contains:
- the LOC106882275 gene encoding uncharacterized protein LOC106882275 isoform X2 has product MSRLKAHSSIGVKPNIFGTFNIVTVPSTNISNCKKTYSNFFRSSVTDEPFSQKIKLVNKREKNFEKRSSTVKQPKTYETCMDNVRRDNVSKQQKKIKHELRREKLHHKQKDEETKNKHQETLGNSWRDTIFKQKKMKHELRREKLLQKQKDEEMKNKQRHEIYALNNVMKQLEHTHFKQFCDSVGIQQRDNTETNTATFHESILSQNLII; this is encoded by the exons ATGTCACGACTCAAGGCACATTCCAGTATCGGAGTCAAGCCAAATATTTTTGGCACATTCAACATTG ttaCCGTACCAAGTACTAATATCTCAAATTGCAAGAAAACATATTCG AATTTCTTCAGAAGTTCAGTGACTGATGAACCATTTTCTCAGAAGATAAAACTTGTGAACAAACGTGAAAAAAATTTCGAAAAGCGTTCATCAACAGTTAAACAGCCAAAGACTTATGAAACA TGTATGGATAATGTACGGAGAGATAATGTCTCAAAGCAACAGAAGAAGATAAAACATGAACTAAGACGAGAGAAATTGCATCATAAACAAAAAGACGAAGAAACGAAAAATAAGCATCAAGAG ACTTTGGGAAATTCTTGGAGAGATACTATCTTTAAACAAAAGAAGATGAAACATGAATTAAGACGAGAGAAGttacttcaaaaacaaaaagatgaagaaatgaaaaataaacaacgcCACGAG ATATATGCTCTCAACAATGTTATGAAGCAATTAGAACACACCCACTTTAAGCAGTTTTGCGACTCAGTCGGTATCCAGCAGAGAGATAATACTGAAACAAACACGGCCACATTTCATGAATCAATTCTTTCACAAAATCTTATTatatga
- the LOC106882275 gene encoding uncharacterized protein LOC106882275 isoform X1, whose protein sequence is MPTDERFATKDLIDVGALSTHRIQPKMSRLKAHSSIGVKPNIFGTFNIVTVPSTNISNCKKTYSNFFRSSVTDEPFSQKIKLVNKREKNFEKRSSTVKQPKTYETCMDNVRRDNVSKQQKKIKHELRREKLHHKQKDEETKNKHQETLGNSWRDTIFKQKKMKHELRREKLLQKQKDEEMKNKQRHEIYALNNVMKQLEHTHFKQFCDSVGIQQRDNTETNTATFHESILSQNLII, encoded by the exons ATGCCAACAGATGAAAGATTCGCCACGAAGGATTTAATAGATGTTGGAGCTCTTTCTACACACCGCATCC AACCGAAAATGTCACGACTCAAGGCACATTCCAGTATCGGAGTCAAGCCAAATATTTTTGGCACATTCAACATTG ttaCCGTACCAAGTACTAATATCTCAAATTGCAAGAAAACATATTCG AATTTCTTCAGAAGTTCAGTGACTGATGAACCATTTTCTCAGAAGATAAAACTTGTGAACAAACGTGAAAAAAATTTCGAAAAGCGTTCATCAACAGTTAAACAGCCAAAGACTTATGAAACA TGTATGGATAATGTACGGAGAGATAATGTCTCAAAGCAACAGAAGAAGATAAAACATGAACTAAGACGAGAGAAATTGCATCATAAACAAAAAGACGAAGAAACGAAAAATAAGCATCAAGAG ACTTTGGGAAATTCTTGGAGAGATACTATCTTTAAACAAAAGAAGATGAAACATGAATTAAGACGAGAGAAGttacttcaaaaacaaaaagatgaagaaatgaaaaataaacaacgcCACGAG ATATATGCTCTCAACAATGTTATGAAGCAATTAGAACACACCCACTTTAAGCAGTTTTGCGACTCAGTCGGTATCCAGCAGAGAGATAATACTGAAACAAACACGGCCACATTTCATGAATCAATTCTTTCACAAAATCTTATTatatga
- the LOC106882274 gene encoding tetratricopeptide repeat protein 36 has translation MHEEKTDRVAAISDYDKAVLNRVFNPENPYNASEDIEIINWNEEPKILTAVEQEAKSWEVRGVQEAENGNIDSSIHMFTQAIQLAPQFSSGYNNRAQALRLKGDIQGALEDLDKAIELNTGNSAVCKAVVQRAILRRYKGDDKGALEDFKSAASRGSAFAQQMLIVLNPYAALCNQMLCEVINKLKNGNIEDSI, from the exons ATGCATGAAGAGAAAACCGACCGAGTTGCAGCAATCAGCGACTATGACAAAGCAGTACTTAATAGAGTTTTCAATCCTGAAAATCCGTACAACGCTAGCGaagatattgaaataattaaCTGGAATGAAG aaCCTAAAATATTGACTGCTGTTGAGCAAGAAGCTAAGTCTTGGGAAGTTCGAGGAGTTCAGGAAGCTGAAAATGGGAACATAGATTCTTCAATTCACATGTTTACTCAGGCTATACAACTTGCTCCTCAATTTTCTTCTGGTTACAATAATCGAGCTCAAGCACTTCGACTGAAGGGTGATATACAAG GGGCTTTAGAGGATTTAGATAAAGCCATTGAGCTGAATACTGGTAACAGTGCTGTCTGTAAAGCTGTTGTTCAACGTGCAATACTTCGACGTTACAAAG GTGATGACAAAGGAGCTCTTGAAGATTTTAAGAGTGCTGCAAGCAGAGGAAGTGCATTTGCGCAACAGATGCTAATTGTGTTGAACCCATATGCTGCTCTGTGTAACCAAATGTTGTGTGAGGTTATCAATAAGTTAAAGAATGGAAACATTGAGGattccatttaa